The following nucleotide sequence is from candidate division KSB1 bacterium.
ATTGAATGGAATATACAGTTTGTATTTTTATATGGCCAATTATCAATTAGATTCAGTACAAATAGTCATTACAAACGGAAATATTCAGGCTTCATCAACAGGGGTAAAAAATAATGGGGAGTTAGTGCAAACCGTTCAACTAGCTAAACTCCTCGATATTAAGATTTCATTTAGTTCTAGCTCCCTTGTTGAAAATCAAGTAGACCCAATAATAATAAATTTTACAGTTGAAGCGAAAATTGATGAGGTAGATGTCACGGCGGATTTTAGTCAGTCTTCAGGTAAGGGTGACCCTCAATTCATAGTGGGATTCGCCAGAAAGATAAACTCCGATGAGGAATTTTGTATGGGGATATTTCGCGAAAATAGATCGCATGGTGCAATTGATTTTCAGATTAGCAATAACCCGATTGAATTGTTGCCTTTGGAGATATTTTACAAACCTGATACATTTACTATCGGTGAATATGAAGTCATTCCCTCATTAGTAATTAAACAAAACTTGCCCATCGGTTTATTGGATAGCCTTGGTAATAAGGTTGGAGAAACCTGCAAGAATATTTTTAATGTTCCTTTGCGCATTAAAAACAACCGATTTCAAGTAGTTAGTGGTTAAAGGATAGTTTAATTATACATGTAGACTTTATTGACATGAATAGAAAACATCCAATTCTTGCTCTTTATTTTGTCATTGTAATTTTTTTTGTGAGTTGTACAAGTAATCCGTTTGGATCGGACAATAATATTTCAAATAATACAGTCATCGGTAATGTTGAATTAAATGATGGCTTAAGTCCAAAGAATGTTTTTGCCTGGTTCAAAGTATTTGATATCAGCGCCCGAACGGACGAAGAAGGTCATTTTGAGCTAACATTACCTCCTTCCGGCAGCCAGGCAGCCGGTGGATTGAATGGAATATACAGTTTGTATTTTTATATGGCCAATTATCAATTAGATTCAGTGCAAATAGTCATTACAAACGGAAATATTCAGGCTTCATCGACAGGGGTGAAAAATAATGGGGAGTTAGTTGAGAAAGTACAACTGGCTAAAATTTTAAGTATCAAGGCAACCTCAAATTCGGATTCTTTTATTGATACTAATGTCGATACAATCAGGTTTACATTCACCGTCCAAGCGATGGAAGACGTAGTAGATGTAAGTGGTGAATTCAGTAGTCCTTTATTTAAGGGTGATCCAGAATTTATGGTGGGTTTTGTTAGAAAAATCGACTCTCAAGAAGATTTTTGTTTTGGAGTATTCCGTGAGAATAGAACAAACAGGACGATTAATTTTAGAATTGAATTGACTGCAACTGAATTATTACCACTTGAGATTACAAATAAACCCGGTACATATACCCCCGGACAGTATGAAGTGATTCCATCTTTGGTTATTCATCAGGATTTACCTGCGGGTTTGTTGGAACGCCTAAATCGTAATATTACAGGTAGTTGTGAAAAATTTTATAATGTTCCCCTTACAGTTGAAAACAATAGATTCCAGGTATTGAAATTAGATAATATGGTGAATAACAACTGAACTACATCTTTCAGTTCGCAGTCTTTTGGTTCAAGCCAAGTGGATACGATCAGAGTCGAATTACCGTCAGGCTTAAGAACAGCCCAAATGACAATATTGAAGGTGCCTGTAATAAGTTTTAAATGTACCTGTTCATGTTGAAAACAACAAGATAGTGTGTTAAATGGAATGGGTAAGTAGTATTTTTGGTTAAATTTATGGTATCGATAAAAACGTTTTCCGCCTCCACAAAAATAACAAAGCCAGGTGGCGTTATCAATCCTTGCTATTTCATAAACAAATGATTGCATTGCAATTGAAAATATGCTTAATTATTTGTCTATATTTTAACATTTAAGTAAGAGGATTCAATATTAGGTAACCCATAATGAAAGATGTAAAAACCCTTGAACATGTAACGATTCGGTTTGCCGGTGATTCAGGCGATGGTATGCAACTTACCGGAAATCAATTCACCCAGACAACCGCATTCTCCCAAAATGATTTAAGCACATTTCCCGATTATCCGGCGGAAATCCGGGCGCCTGCTGGAACATTGCACGGTGTTTCCGGATTCCAAATTCATTTTAGCAGCGAGCTGATTTATACACCCGGTGACAATATTGATGTCCTGATTGCAATGAATCCGGCGGCTTTAAAAGTTAATCTTAATTTATTGATTCACAATGCAACGATTATAGTCAATGAAGATAGTTTTACATCAAAGAATTTGAAATTAGCTGGATTTGAGAAAAACCCGTTAGACGACGGAACATTAAGCGCATACCAGGTAATCCGGGTTGAGTTAAACCGTCTAACTCTGAAGGCATTGGAAAACATTGAGTTATCTCATAAAGAAAAGGACAGATGCAAAAATTTCTATGCACTGGGAATGGTATATTGGCTCTACCAGCGTGACCTGGATCCGACTTTATATTGGATCAAAACAAAGTTTGCCAAAAGCCCGGTTTTAATTGAGGCAAACACAACGGCGCTTATCGGTGGCAGAAACTTTGCCGATTCAACCCAAATTTTCAATACTTCATACAAAATTGCGAAAGCCAAGATAGAGCCAGGTGTTTATAGAAACATGACTGGCAATGAAGCTTTGGTATTAGGCATGGTTACCGCCGGGCAAAAATCCGGCCTGAATATTTTCCTTGCCAGCTATCCTATAACGCCGGCGACCGAAGTTTTGCAATTTACTTCCCTTCATAAAAATTTTGGCATTCGAACCCTGCAGGCAGAAGATGAAATTTCGGCCATCGGCATTGCGTTGGGAGCATCCTTTGCCGGAGATATTGGGATGACAGTGACCAGCGGCCCGGGATTGGCATTGAAAAATGAATTTCTTGGCTTGGCTGTGATGACAGAATTACCGTTGGTGATTTTTGATATACAAAGAGCCGGTCCGAGTACCGGTATGCCAACCAAAACAGAACAGGCAGATTTGTGGATTGCAATGCATGGCAGAAGTTCGGAAGCGCCTTTGCCCATTATTGCAGCGAATGGCCCGGTGGATTGTTTTAACGTAGCCTACGAAGCAATAAAGATTGCCGTACAATTCATGACGCCGGTTTTGGTCTTATCTGATTTATACATTGCGAATGGCGCCGAACCCTGGAAAATCCCAAATCCTGATAAACTTCCGGAAATCAAAATTAATTTAGCAGATAAAGATGATCCTTACTTACCCTACGAAAGAGACGAAAAAAGCCTGGCCCGGAAATGGGCTTTACCGGGAACGCCAAATTTGGAACATCGCATAGGTGGGCTGGAAAAGGAAGACGTTACCGGAAATATTTCTTATGATGCGGAAAATCATGATAAAATGGTTCGGTTGCGGGCTGAAAAAATTCAACGTGTTGGAGATTTTGTTCAGGAGCCTACTCTGCATGGAGATGAGTCCGGTGATGTTTTGGTGGTAAGCTGGGGCAGTACTTATGGTGCAGTGTTAACAACGGTCGATTTTCTAAGAGCAAAAGGGGAAAAAGTTTCCTTTTATCACTTACGATGGATCAATCCATTGCCTAAATCCCTGGGAAAACACATTAAGAAATTTAAGAAAATATTGGTGCCGGAAGTAAATTTGGGACAACTTATTCACATTATTCGTGGGAAATATCTGGTCGATGCAGTTGGATTCAACAAAGTTAAAGGACTTCCCCTGAGAATTGATGAATTAAAAGCAGCAATTTTAAAATTAATTGAGGAATAAAAACATGGCTGAGCAAACTACCGTTCAAATCGATACGACTATTACGAAACAAAATATTACCTCGGACCAGGAAGTTCGCTGGTGTGTAGGCTGTGGCGATTATTCCATACTGGCGCAAATGAAAAAAACATTGATTGATCTTGGTCTTCCGCGAGAAAAGACAGTGTTTGTTTCCGGAATTGGTTGTTCCAGCCGTTTCCCTTATTATCTGGATACATATGGATTTCACACCATTCATGGGCGGGCTCCTGCCGTGGCTACCGGGGTTAAACTGGCAAATCCGGATCTTTCCGTTTGGGTTATAACAGGTGATGGCGATGGGCTGAGTATAGGCGGAAATCATCTATTACATCTCTTTCGCAGGAATTTAGATATCAATGTTATCTTATTTAATAACCAGATCTATGGGCTTACCAAAGGCCAATATTCACCAACCTCTCCAGTGGGTAAAGTAACCAAGTCTTCCCCTTACGGCAGCCTGGATGGCCCCATCAACCCGATTTCTTTTGCCCTGGGATGCAGCGCAACTTTCGTCGCAAGAGCCATGGACCGCGATCCGAAACATTTGGTTGAGATGTTAAAACGAGCTCACGCCCATAAAGGATGCTCATTTGTGGAAGTATACCAAAATTGCAATATCTACAATGATGGCATTTATTTTAATCTTACCGATCCGGCTACAAAATCTGATAATGTAGTGTATTTGGAACACAATGAACCATTAATTTATGGGAAAGAAAAAAACACCGGCGTAAAATTAAATGGGTTTAAATTCGAAAAAGCTGAATTGAAAACAGAGGCAGATCATGAAAAGCTTTTTAAGCATGATGAAAAAAACCCAGATCCCGGCTATGCATTTATGCTTTCCGGGTTGACGGAAAACCCGGAGTTACCCACTCCATTAGGAGTTTTTCGGGAGTTAGAACAAGATTCCTTCGACAAAATGTTCCATCAACAAATAGAGGATGTTAAGAAGGACAAAGGCAAAGGAGACATAAAGAAACTTCTATTAACCGGAGAAACCTGGACGATTAATTAATTTCATGAATGAATTTTAGCTACGGCACTTGAATAGAATACAGAGTTTCTTATTTCTTTATAAAATCCCAGCGATCTTAATGCTGAAAATTAATTTTCCCTTATCCCTCAACTTCGAAATATGTCAACGAAATTAAAGCAGCTTACCAAGGGGCAACTTCTTTTCTTTCCGTAAACAAAACTCAGGAGAAATCTCATGAAAATTGTAAAATGCTTAACATTTCTTATGTTAGTTTGTAGCGCCGGCTATGCCCAAAATAATCCAACCACACGTGAAATGAATCTTATTAACTGGATGGAATTTAAAGAATTTGTTCCGGAAAAAATTGAGACGGTATTATTACCGGTTGGAACATTAGAGCCGCATGGTGTGATCCCAAATGGCTCGGATAACTTAGCCCCGGAGGCAATGGCTCGCGATTTAGCCAAGAGATTGAATGCCATGATCGCACCTACCTTAAATTATGGCATTACCGGTTCGTTGAAAGCATATGCCGGAGCTTTTGCCATCAGCGAAGAAGCCTATCGTTTATTTGTTGCAGATATTCTAAAAGGGTTGGCTAAAAACGGCTTCAAAAATATTATTATTTTGAACGGTCATGGTGGACCGCAAACCGCAGTTTTACGAGATTTAATTAGCACCGTTTCAGAGAAATACCGTGTTCGAATGCTATTAACGAATTGGTGGTCATTGGCATCAGATGAAACGTTTGAGGTTTTTGGTGAAAATGGCGGCCATGCCGGTATTAACGAAACCGCGTACATTCAGCATATCGTCCCGGATCACATCCACTCTGAACGCTACTCAAAAGAAATGACCACTCCCTATCCTACAGCAAATAGCTGGACTGCCTATCCATTTCCGTCATCGATCGGGCTATACGAAGCCGGGCAAGGATTCCCAACATTTGATCCCCAAAAAGCGGACGAATATTTTCGTAAAGTAAATGATAAGGTATTCTCTTTAGTTTCAGATGTAATCAAAAAATGGGATTTAGCTGGACTGTACCGCTGATTGACCACTGATTACACTGATTTTACAGATTTTAAAATCGATGTTTCAAAAGAGTAATAAGCAGACCAAAGTGGCTGATTACACTGATTAATGGATTTCGCTGATTTACTATCACGGAAATCGGTAAAT
It contains:
- a CDS encoding creatininase family protein, with translation MKIVKCLTFLMLVCSAGYAQNNPTTREMNLINWMEFKEFVPEKIETVLLPVGTLEPHGVIPNGSDNLAPEAMARDLAKRLNAMIAPTLNYGITGSLKAYAGAFAISEEAYRLFVADILKGLAKNGFKNIIILNGHGGPQTAVLRDLISTVSEKYRVRMLLTNWWSLASDETFEVFGENGGHAGINETAYIQHIVPDHIHSERYSKEMTTPYPTANSWTAYPFPSSIGLYEAGQGFPTFDPQKADEYFRKVNDKVFSLVSDVIKKWDLAGLYR
- a CDS encoding 2-oxoacid:ferredoxin oxidoreductase subunit beta, with product MAEQTTVQIDTTITKQNITSDQEVRWCVGCGDYSILAQMKKTLIDLGLPREKTVFVSGIGCSSRFPYYLDTYGFHTIHGRAPAVATGVKLANPDLSVWVITGDGDGLSIGGNHLLHLFRRNLDINVILFNNQIYGLTKGQYSPTSPVGKVTKSSPYGSLDGPINPISFALGCSATFVARAMDRDPKHLVEMLKRAHAHKGCSFVEVYQNCNIYNDGIYFNLTDPATKSDNVVYLEHNEPLIYGKEKNTGVKLNGFKFEKAELKTEADHEKLFKHDEKNPDPGYAFMLSGLTENPELPTPLGVFRELEQDSFDKMFHQQIEDVKKDKGKGDIKKLLLTGETWTIN
- a CDS encoding 2-oxoacid:acceptor oxidoreductase subunit alpha — its product is MKDVKTLEHVTIRFAGDSGDGMQLTGNQFTQTTAFSQNDLSTFPDYPAEIRAPAGTLHGVSGFQIHFSSELIYTPGDNIDVLIAMNPAALKVNLNLLIHNATIIVNEDSFTSKNLKLAGFEKNPLDDGTLSAYQVIRVELNRLTLKALENIELSHKEKDRCKNFYALGMVYWLYQRDLDPTLYWIKTKFAKSPVLIEANTTALIGGRNFADSTQIFNTSYKIAKAKIEPGVYRNMTGNEALVLGMVTAGQKSGLNIFLASYPITPATEVLQFTSLHKNFGIRTLQAEDEISAIGIALGASFAGDIGMTVTSGPGLALKNEFLGLAVMTELPLVIFDIQRAGPSTGMPTKTEQADLWIAMHGRSSEAPLPIIAANGPVDCFNVAYEAIKIAVQFMTPVLVLSDLYIANGAEPWKIPNPDKLPEIKINLADKDDPYLPYERDEKSLARKWALPGTPNLEHRIGGLEKEDVTGNISYDAENHDKMVRLRAEKIQRVGDFVQEPTLHGDESGDVLVVSWGSTYGAVLTTVDFLRAKGEKVSFYHLRWINPLPKSLGKHIKKFKKILVPEVNLGQLIHIIRGKYLVDAVGFNKVKGLPLRIDELKAAILKLIEE